The following proteins are encoded in a genomic region of Catharus ustulatus isolate bCatUst1 chromosome 4, bCatUst1.pri.v2, whole genome shotgun sequence:
- the DNM1L gene encoding dynamin-1-like protein isoform X5, translating into MVGKGLEMKMTLLHGKIQDTLLKIYTDFDEIRQEIENETERISGNNKGISPEPIHLKIFSSNVVNLTLVDLPGMTKVPVGDQPKDIELQIRELILQFISNPNSIILAVTAANTDMATSEALKIAREVDPDGRRTLAVITKLDLMDAGTDAMDVLMGRVIPVKLGIIGVVNRSQLDINNKKSVADSIRDEYGFLQKKYPSLANRNGTKYLARTLNRLLMHHIRDCLPELKTRINVLAAQYQSLLNSYGEPVEDKSATLLQLITKFATEYCNTIEGTAKYIETSELCGGARICYIFHETFGRTLESVDPLGGLNTIDILTAIRNATGPRPALFVPEVSFELLVKRQIKRLEEPSLRCVELVHEEMQRIIQHCSNYSTQELLRFPKLHDAIVEVVTCLLRRRLPVTNEMVHNLVAIELAYINTKHPDFADACGLMNNNIEEQRRNRLARELPSAVPRDKSTKAPGALAPASQETVSAASAEADGKTSSVGSDASQESATGSWRGMLKPSKAEEASAEEKSKPPAALPASPQKGHAVNLLDVPVPVARKLSAREQRDCEVIERLIKSYFLIVRKNIQDSVPKAVMHFLVNHVKDTLQSELVGQLYKSLLLDDLLTESEDMAQRRKEAADMLKALQRASQIIAEIRETHLW; encoded by the exons ACCCTGCTACATGGAAAAATCCAAGACACCTTGCTAAAG atCTATACAGATTTTGATGAAATTCGCCAGGAGATAGAAAATGAAACGGAGAGGATTTCGGGAAACAATAAG GGGATCAGCCCTGAACCAATTCATCTTAAGATTTTTTCATCTAATGTTGTAAATCTGACTCTTGTGGATTTACCTGGAATGACAAAG GTGCCTGTTGGTGATCAGCCTAAAGACATTGAACTTCAAATAAGAGAGCTCATCCTTCAGTTCATCAGCAACCCTAATTCCATTATCCTGGCAGTCACGGCTGCTAACACAGACATGGCCACTTCTGAAGCACTGAAAATAGCTCGGGAGGTGGATCCAGATG GTCGAAGAACCCTTGCTGTTATCACAAAGCTGGATCTCATGGATGCTGGCACTGATGCTATGGATGTGCTCATGGGAAGAGTGATTCCAGTCAAACTTGGCATCATTGGAGTAGTGAATAG GAGTCAGTTGGATATTAACAATAAAAAGAGTGTGGCTGATTCAATTCGTGATGAGTATGGgtttcttcaaaagaaatatCCTTCCCTCGCCAATCGAAATGGAACCAAGTATCTTGCTAGGACACTGAACAG attGCTGATGCATCATATCAGGGATTGCTTGCCGGAACTGAAAACCCGAATTAATGTTTTAGCTGCCCAGTACCAGTCTCTACTGAACAGCTATGGAGAACCTGTTGAAGACAAAAGTGCTACTTTATTACAGTTGATCACCAAATTTGCCACAGAATATTGTAACACTATTGAAGGAACAGCGAAATACATAGAGACTTCGGAGCT atgTGGTGGAGCCAGAATCTGTTATATTTTTCATGAGACTTTTGGAAGAACTTTAGAATCTGTTGACCCTCTGGGTGGCCTTAACACAATTGACATTCTGACTGCCATTAGAAATGCCACT GGTCCCCGTCCTGCCTTGTTTGTTCCTGAAGTTTCCTTTGAGTTGCTGGTAAAAAGGCAAATCAAACGTTTGGAAGAACCGAGCTTGCGCTGTGTGGAGCTGGTTCATGAGGAAATGCAGAGGATTATCCAGCATTGTAGTAATTACAGTACACAG gAATTACTGAGGTTTCCTAAATTGCATGATGCCATAGTTGAAGTAGTAACCTGTCTTTTGCGTAGGAGACTTCCTGTCACAAATGAAATG GTTCATAATCTGGTGGCCATTGAGTTAGCTTATATCAATACCAAACATCCAGACTTCGCTGATGCCTGTGGGTTAATGAATAACAACATAGAG gaacaaaGGCGGAACAGGTTAGCCCGGGAATTGCCTTCTGCTGTACCCCGAGACAAG TCTACTAAAGCTCCAGGTGCATTGGCACCTGCTTCCCAGGAGactgtttctgctgcttctgctgaggCTGATGGCAAG ACTTCTTCTGTAGGATCTGATGCGTCTCAGGAGTCTGCAACAGGCAGCTGGAGAGGAATGCTGAAACCCTCCAAAGCAGAAGAGGCATCAGCAGAGGAGAAATCCAAGCCACCTGCAGCCCTACCTGCCAGTCCTCAAAAAGGACATGCTGTAAACCTATTAGATGTG CCTGTACCTGTTGCACGCAAACTTTCTGCCCGTGAACAACGAGATTGTGAAGTGATTGAACGACTTATTAAATCTTACTTCCTTATTGTCAGGAAGAACATTCAGGACAG TGTGCCAAAGGCAGTGATGCATTTTCTGGTGAACCATGTGAAGGACACTCTCCAGAGTGAGTTGGTGGGCCAGCTGTACAAATCCCTGTTGTTGGATGACCTTCTCACGGAGTCTGAGGACATGGCACAGCGCAGGAAAGAGGCAGCTGACATGCTAAAG GCCCTGCAGCGAGCCAGCCAGATCATTGCAGAGATCCGTGAGACACATCTTTGGTGA
- the YARS2 gene encoding tyrosine--tRNA ligase, mitochondrial codes for MLRRTEPLFQSLGTSPDCHSSSNIIESGLDISSTSPLRTGEKEPTHAGFAASLTPPLRTAHAPPLLPRIPRRLPVPGRSQRAAPPPRQSRRAPRAMAAPALCRRCGRPAGLWGLARARLPPPPRRRAHEQARRARGAAGLLAAQCERGLFQEVFPAQSAEEQLPALLEPGRPPLAAYCGFDPTADSLHVGHLLPVMALLHFQRAGHDVIAVVGGATARLGDPSGRERAREPLPAGQVRAQARALRAGLARLFGNHRELFWEPGAGRLGRAALLDNARWLGREPLLRFLGGAGGRLRMGTLLSRQSCQARLRSAEGMSLAEFLYPALQAYDFLHLHQHHGCRIQLGGHDQMGNIMSGYELVTKMTGTDVFGITVPLITSTTGDKLGKTAGNAVWLNRDKTSPFELYQFFVRQQDNVVEKYLKLFTFLPLEEIAHIMEMHAKAPEKWGPQKRLAAEVTKLVHGKEGLESAKRCTKALYHSSVEALEEMSDQELEELFRQATSAELMLEPGMTVLDLCRKANAIPDGPSGYRKITDGGVSINGNRVTDPETVLILGQHILKNGVSLLRVGKKNYYIIKWLQL; via the exons ATGCTTCGACGAACTGAGccccttttccagtcactggGAACTTCACCAGACTGCCACAGCTCCTCAAATATCATAGAAAGTGGCTTAGACATTTCATCCACCAGTCCCCTCAG AACAGGGGAGAAGGAGCCCACACACGCCGGTTTTGCCGCATCTTTAACGCCGCCGCTCCGGACAGCCCACgcccccccgctcctcccgcgTATCCCACGCCGGCTCCCGGTTCCGGGGCGGTCCCagcgcgcggccccgcccccgcggcAGTCCCGGCGTGCCCCGCGCGCGATGGCGGCGCCCGCGCTGTGCCGGCGCTGCGGGCGGCCGGCGGGGCTGTGGGGCCTGGCCCGGGCccggctgccgccgccgccccgccgccgggcccACGAGCaggcgcggcgggcgcggggcgcggcggggctgCTGGCGGCGCAGTGCGAGCGCGGGCTGTTCCAGGAGGTGTTCCCGGCGCAGAGCGCGGAGGAGCAGCTGCCGGCGCTGCTGGAgccgggccggccgccgctggcCGCCTACTGCGGGTTCGACCCCACGGCGGACTCCCTGCACGTGGGGCACCTGCTGCCCGTCATGGCGCTGCTGCACTTCCAGCGCGCGGGCCACGACGTCATCGCCGTGGTGGGCGGGGCCACGGCGCGGCTCGGGGACCCCAGCGGGCGGGAGCGCGCGCGGGAGCCGCTGCCGGCCGGGCAGGTGCGCGCGCAGGCGCGGGCGCTGCGCGCGGGGCTGGCGCGGCTGTTCGGGAACCACCGGGAGCTGTTctgggagccgggagccggGCGGCTCGGCCGCGCCGCGCTGCTGGACAACGCCCGCTGGCTCGGCCGGGAGCCGCTGCTCCGCTTCCtcggcggcgcgggcgggcgcCTCCGCATGGGCACGCTGCTGAGCCGGCAGAGCTGCCAGGCGCGGCTCCGCAGCGCCGAGGGCATGAGCCTGGCCGAATTCCTGTACCCCGCGCTGCAGGCGTACGACTTCCTGCACCTCCACCAGCACCACGGCTGCCGCATCCAGCTGGGGGGCCACGACCAGATGGGAAACATCATGTCCGGATACGAGCTTGTCACCAA GATGACAGGAACAGATGTGTTTGGAATTACTGTACCTCTTATTACCAGTACTACTGGCGATAAACTGGGAAAGactgctggaaatgcagtttgGCTGAACAGAGATAAGACTTCTCCATTTGAGCTGTATCAGTTTTTTGTCAGACAGCAGGATAACGTAGTTGAAAA ATACCTGAAATTATTCACCTTCCTTCCTCTTGAGGAGATTGCCCACATCATGGAAATGCATGCTAAAGCACCTGAGAAATGGGGCCCTCAGAAACGATTGGCTGCAGAAGTAACTAAGCTTGTCCATGGTAAAGAGGGGCTGGAATCTGCTAAGAG GTGCACTAAGGCCCTTTATCACAGCAGTGTGGAGGCACTGGAAGAAATGTCTGACCAAGAGTTAGAGGAACTTTTCAGACAAGCTACTTCTGCTGAATTGATGCTTGAACCTGGGATGACTGTTCTTGACTTGTGCCGCAAAGCAAATGCCATTCCAGACGGACCTAGTGG GTACCGGAAAATTACAGATGGAGGTGTTTCAATAAATGGGAATCGTGTAACTGATCCTGAGACTGTTCTTATTCTTGGACAGCATATTCTGAAGAATGGAGTATCATTACTTAgggttggaaagaaaaattactacATTATAAAATGGCTGCAGTTGTGA